A DNA window from Macadamia integrifolia cultivar HAES 741 chromosome 4, SCU_Mint_v3, whole genome shotgun sequence contains the following coding sequences:
- the LOC122075948 gene encoding uncharacterized protein LOC122075948 has product MHTDMKLKLLSWFLFLLLFSQTVSRSASDTTFSRTYAASELSENIRGKQPVGSNGTIGMDMERRGRGSEIVKNVQRKGQKGSGGGSDLNRRPPRTSHGGASTFPASPSLVIDVVLQVSIGLLIVFHFFF; this is encoded by the exons ATGCACACAGATATGAAGCTCAAATTGCTTTCATGGTTCCTCTTCTTGCTCCTATTCTCTCAAACGGTTTCAAGGTCTGCCTCTGACACCACTTTCTCTCGTACATATGCAGCTTCTGAGCTTTCAGAAAATATTAGAGGAAAACAACCTGTGG GTTCAAATGGAACGATTGGGATGGATAtggaaagaaggggaagaggatCAGAGATAGTAAAAAATGTGCAAAGGAAGGGCCAGAAGGGGAGCGGAGGTGGCTCTGATCTAAACCGAAGGCCTCCTCGGACTTCTCATGGTGGTGCATCTACCTTCCCGGCAAGCCCATCTTTAGTAATCGATGTGGTCCTGCAAGTCAGCATTGGATTACTGATAgttttccatttcttcttctga